One Candidatus Zymogenaceae bacterium genomic region harbors:
- a CDS encoding NUDIX hydrolase, protein MSREYPSRPILGVGGVVVQDDSVLLIQRGKNPGQGIWTIPGGRVSVGETLRTAVQREILEETGLVVSVVDTVKVLEIIVPDQFDVPWYHYVLVDYLVSPTGGVLRPASDARDAAFFSRTGLTRMDVPPMTKEVIMRAFDMVSRS, encoded by the coding sequence ATGTCACGAGAATATCCATCCCGGCCCATCCTCGGCGTGGGCGGCGTCGTCGTCCAGGACGATTCAGTCCTCCTGATTCAACGGGGCAAGAACCCGGGACAGGGTATCTGGACCATCCCCGGAGGCAGGGTATCTGTGGGGGAGACGCTCAGGACCGCCGTACAACGGGAGATCCTCGAGGAAACCGGTCTTGTCGTATCCGTCGTCGACACCGTCAAGGTCCTCGAAATCATCGTGCCCGACCAATTCGATGTCCCCTGGTATCATTATGTGCTGGTGGATTATCTGGTCAGTCCCACCGGCGGCGTATTGAGGCCGGCGTCCGACGCCCGGGATGCAGCGTTTTTTTCGAGAACCGGGCTTACCCGTATGGATGTACCGCCGATGACGAAAGAAGTCATCATGCGCGCCTTCGATATGGTCAGTCGCTCGTAA
- a CDS encoding N-acetylmuramoyl-L-alanine amidase — translation MRGSHIRTGAVICAVVLSLAWGTGARAQGPDEAYEYAREKYLSLVSSPERMEWRESWEDVIDTFLVVVLDHPDSERADDALYMVGILYRDLYNKAKNPRDLNLSLEAFVNLVDNYPTSNLADDGLLVAGDISLHLLDEGGRAYCLYARLVREYPEGDMVDDARERIAGLDEASVVSDCMGDGVDESAGVEFPAPREIETSLAVTDESPTVDGPVVGGLRYHTGPEYTRLVLDLDDEGTCSFGMLPPDEETGLSDRLFVDIPGATWPGADSEPTIINDDRIEKVRIGAGGDKTLRLVLDLTGPKVCSVFTLSSPDRIVIDVFSEEEDVASAPWKETEDASGDAGNDTAGEDVAIPTPEKEAQKRGDLEPVDITVVVLDPGHGGKDPGAVGPTGYYEKTANLKIAKYLKEYIEDRLGLVVIMTRTDDTYLSLKERTAIANDRDADLFISLHNNANKSSSPYGISTYYLSVTSDEKALGVAARENFTTVEKLSELDIILTDLMVSAKRNESSLLGTFVQNGMVAETSDTYDKINDMGVLPGPFWVLVGAQMPSILIEGSFISNTREEKRLQDEEYLKALADGICDGVEKYITEINTARMNW, via the coding sequence ATGAGAGGTTCACACATCAGAACAGGTGCGGTGATATGCGCTGTTGTGCTCTCTCTGGCGTGGGGTACCGGAGCCCGGGCCCAGGGGCCGGATGAGGCGTATGAGTACGCCCGGGAGAAGTATCTGTCACTGGTTTCTTCTCCCGAGCGTATGGAGTGGCGGGAATCATGGGAGGATGTGATAGACACCTTTCTGGTCGTGGTGCTGGATCACCCGGACTCAGAACGAGCGGACGACGCCCTCTACATGGTGGGCATCCTGTATCGGGACCTTTATAATAAGGCCAAAAACCCCCGGGATCTGAATCTCTCCCTGGAGGCTTTTGTGAACCTGGTCGACAACTATCCCACAAGCAACCTGGCCGACGACGGGCTGCTGGTGGCGGGAGACATCTCCCTTCACCTTCTCGACGAGGGGGGAAGAGCGTACTGTTTGTACGCCCGCCTGGTTCGGGAATACCCGGAGGGAGACATGGTCGACGACGCCCGGGAGCGAATTGCGGGCCTGGATGAGGCGAGCGTCGTTTCCGACTGCATGGGGGATGGGGTTGACGAAAGCGCCGGGGTGGAGTTCCCCGCACCCCGGGAGATCGAAACATCTTTGGCCGTAACCGACGAGTCCCCGACTGTGGATGGTCCGGTCGTCGGCGGACTCAGGTACCATACGGGGCCGGAATACACCCGGCTGGTGTTGGATCTGGATGACGAGGGGACGTGCAGCTTCGGGATGCTGCCGCCGGATGAAGAAACGGGTCTTTCCGATCGGTTGTTTGTGGATATTCCGGGCGCGACGTGGCCCGGGGCCGATTCCGAGCCGACGATTATCAATGATGACCGCATAGAAAAGGTCAGGATCGGCGCCGGGGGCGACAAAACGCTCCGACTGGTGCTGGATCTCACGGGCCCGAAGGTCTGCTCCGTCTTCACATTGAGCTCTCCGGACCGAATTGTGATAGACGTCTTTTCCGAGGAGGAGGACGTCGCGTCGGCTCCTTGGAAAGAAACCGAGGATGCGTCCGGGGACGCGGGCAATGATACTGCGGGGGAGGATGTTGCGATCCCGACCCCGGAGAAGGAGGCCCAAAAGAGGGGGGATCTCGAGCCTGTGGATATCACGGTGGTGGTGCTCGATCCGGGACACGGGGGAAAGGACCCGGGGGCGGTGGGGCCCACCGGGTATTATGAGAAAACCGCCAACCTGAAAATCGCAAAATATCTCAAGGAATATATCGAGGATCGGCTCGGCCTTGTGGTCATCATGACCCGCACCGACGATACCTATCTGAGCCTGAAGGAGCGCACCGCCATCGCCAACGATCGCGATGCTGACCTCTTCATATCGCTTCATAACAACGCAAACAAGAGCAGCAGCCCCTACGGCATCTCCACCTATTATCTCTCCGTCACCTCCGATGAGAAGGCCCTGGGTGTGGCGGCCCGGGAGAACTTCACCACAGTCGAAAAACTCTCGGAGCTCGATATCATCCTCACGGACCTGATGGTCAGCGCCAAGCGAAACGAGTCGAGTCTTTTGGGGACCTTCGTTCAGAACGGCATGGTCGCCGAAACATCCGATACATACGATAAAATCAACGACATGGGCGTGCTGCCCGGTCCCTTCTGGGTGCTGGTGGGCGCGCAGATGCCGTCGATACTGATCGAGGGATCGTTTATCTCCAACACCCGGGAGGAGAAGCGCCTCCAGGATGAGGAATATCTCAAGGCGCTGGCGGACGGCATCTGCGACGGGGTGGAAAAATACATCACCGAGATCAATACCGCCCGGATGAATTGGTAG
- the xerD gene encoding site-specific tyrosine recombinase XerD, giving the protein MDACIDKFIDHIRVERGLSRNTVEAYGNDLKRFYDFLIENNITDPALVTDETARAFLDYLEVSGMSVRSRVRYASSIRSFFNFLMREGVVAANPLELLESPRFLSKLPRYLTSSEIRALMNAPDGTTPWGARDRAMLEVLYAAGLRVTELVELRLNAVNLEVGYLIARGKGDKERIVPLGEDAVKWLDYYIFHIRPLMDKGKGAGIVFLNRNGRGLTRQYFWSAIKKYSLSAGITKDISPHTIRHSFATHLLAGGADLRSVQAMLGHADITTTEIYTHVERERLKSVHKKYHPRS; this is encoded by the coding sequence ATGGACGCGTGTATAGACAAATTCATCGATCATATCCGTGTGGAGCGGGGGCTTTCCCGCAACACGGTGGAGGCGTACGGGAACGACTTGAAGCGATTCTATGACTTTCTCATCGAAAACAATATAACAGACCCGGCGCTGGTAACCGATGAAACAGCCAGAGCGTTTCTGGATTATCTCGAAGTGTCCGGGATGTCGGTACGCAGCCGGGTGCGGTACGCAAGCTCCATCCGCTCTTTTTTCAACTTCCTGATGCGGGAGGGGGTGGTCGCGGCCAATCCATTGGAGCTTCTGGAGTCGCCCCGCTTCCTGTCGAAGCTGCCCCGATACCTCACATCAAGCGAAATCCGCGCCCTCATGAATGCTCCGGACGGCACGACCCCCTGGGGGGCTCGTGATCGGGCCATGCTCGAGGTGCTCTATGCCGCGGGCCTGAGGGTCACGGAGCTGGTTGAGCTGCGGTTGAACGCCGTCAACCTGGAGGTGGGATACCTCATCGCCAGGGGAAAGGGCGACAAGGAGCGCATTGTGCCCCTGGGCGAGGACGCGGTAAAATGGCTCGATTACTATATCTTTCACATCCGGCCCCTTATGGACAAGGGCAAAGGCGCGGGTATCGTGTTTCTCAACAGGAACGGCAGGGGTCTGACCCGCCAGTATTTTTGGAGCGCGATCAAGAAATACTCCCTGAGTGCGGGGATTACGAAGGATATCAGCCCCCACACCATCCGACATTCTTTCGCCACCCACCTCTTGGCCGGGGGGGCGGACCTTCGATCCGTCCAGGCCATGCTCGGTCATGCGGACATTACTACCACCGAAATCTATACCCATGTGGAGCGGGAGCGGCTCAAATCCGTCCATAAAAAATATCATCCCCGGTCAT